TTCACTTATAATTTTGATATGAGCTCCCACAAGACCACAAATACATTCTTAGTTTAGGAGTATAGCTTTTATCCAAGGGGCTTTTTAAAAAATGAGAATAAGAGAAATATGCTAGTACGGAGTAACTAAGCTAAGCATATGTATTCTTTGGATTAAACCAAAGAAATCCATAGATCTTCAACATGCTAAGAAATTCACGATTGTTGTTTGTTGGATTAAAAAACTATGTTTCAATTGCCAATTATACGTGAAGTTTAGCACCCTATCCTCCGCATCACAATCAAGAAAACtaccaaaaaggaaaatgaacTAAGAATTAAGAGTTGTTGATCAAGCTAACCGGACGTGATATGTCAAAATTctggaaaatatcaaagactaaaccatttttttaaaactcgaaattaTGCTTACGGAGTTAGGGGTGTGGTAGTAGTAGATGTCATACAGATTGCAAAACAAAAATGCATCCATGTTGTTGATTTTTTAAGTCGTTTgtaaaagaacttgaaatatgaTGATGATTGAGGCAAGTCAGGCAACGGAATGCAAAGAAGATGCACCGTTGATTTAAATGGGCTAAAAAATGAATATAATGATAACATTAACTAATACCAACCTCattagaagaaatattttttcagAAAATAATGGGGTGTGCATGAATTAGAAGAACATAATTTTAACTTCCACCCACCTATAGAAAAATAGTAAAATTCTTTAGAATGAAGAAATTTAGCAAAATAAGCTTGGTAGGAATGTCAGtctataaaaaattgtaaacatgTAGGTTTAATAAATAGTCAAATTCATTAACCCGAGAATTATAACCATCTGAAACGTTTCTCATTTTATATTCACCATAACCGCCAATGTATTGATCAATgtctctaattaaattgttctaAACAGTTAAACTAAAATTGAAAAGGGAAGGATGAAAGGTTGAGGTAACTTATTAtgtattaaatgaaaaattgatTATGTATTCTTGGCCACGTGTATTCTAAGTGGTGATGATTATGTGTCCACCACGTGTCTTCAAAATGGTGTTGCTTATGTGTCCTTAAAATAGAGtcgattttcctttttaaatactaggtattgatccTTATTTTAAGTGAGGAAAAAATCTATAagcaaattaatttccaaaattgGATAAAATGACGTGGTTttatagtacggagtagtaattactaattattctATTGCCGTAATAAACTTTGTCACCTCCGATGTTATGGCTTCCTTGAGAAGCTTTGGTTTAAATTTGTttcttttatgacaacctaataacgacgggtaaaaatcccgtcgcaaaagggcttttacgacggggataacaaccaacaaagacgggaacaaccgtcgtaaatgtcttttataacggattaacgacgggatttttcattaacgatagccccttttatgacggattagcgacggaaaattccgtcgttaatcaacaattattgacctttagcgacggaatttcccgtcgttaatagtacaatttcttgtagtgagttatctaaacttaactgaacttatatatatctgaatttaactgaacttatatgaacttattttattcgaaataaGTCAAAGTAAGTCGATCAAAATAGCACctaacttatatatatatagtcaAAAACATTAGTTGAAAAATTTAATTTCAATGTATCAACATCGAATAATTGTATAATTATGTGCACCACAATGTCCACAAACCCTAGCTTACGGTCAATATATAAATGGTTGTCACACGAAGTGATGAATTACTTGATGCAAGTCAAAGGTTTGAAATTTAGCTCTTCATCAAATTCCATGCTATTTCCTCGTGAATCATATAAAAGAAATGTTGAATTACCAATTAcagtataaaattaaaaaaaattaacattcaaATTTGAAGTCAACTTTGTCCCAAGTTTTATTAGCCAGACATATCAAAAGTCGTACTCATACCAAGTAAACATTTTCACAGGTTACCAATAGATTTATTCCCATGAAATTTCTGCCAACCGATCGAGTTATATACGGAGTAGGCTATTTAGTTATTCGATTTTCACAAATTAAATGAAAGATTGTGGTTCGTCCAAGACACTCgctctatattttttcttggttCCAATGAGTCACAACGGTATTAGAAATTACAAACAGAGAAAGTGAGATATAAATTTGTAAACTTGTCATTAGTCTTAGCCACTAGCATCACTTGACCAAGAGGCCCAAGACCACATGTGCCCCTAAAAAACGCAAACATTTACGTAATTACGTCTATTCCTGTATCACAATGACATATTGTTTGATGTTTGCGCTTGTGTTTTTGTTTGTAGTCTCTTGTCCATAGTCAGCGGGTTAATGTTTCACTTTTtgcataattttaattaaacttttaCACGtgaatatcttcaattatgtattatatgtatataattaaaacaaagttaaTATTgcgaaactaaaatcaaacatgaattcgtACTGTATTTCTTTTATTCCATATACTTttacatttcatttgcattAAAACATCTAACAATTTCAAACAAGACTAACAAAACAGAGAGAGAACtaagaaacaaaataaaataaaatctgtaaaatataaaaatttaaagaaCGGGTTGTTATTTGATGAACATAGCAACATTGGAAATTGCGTTCCACCGAAATGTTATCATAAATAACAAAAATGtagaaatataaaataaaatgattGGGTATTGTTGTATTACTGAGATTCACAAGGACAAAATATAATGCATGTGATCACATGATCTTATGGGGGCGGTTCCATCACTCCCGCCTTATTTCGCATTCTTCAATTTACCAATCAAAACTTGATTAGCAAGGAATAATATACACTCATTCTGTCATTCATCATCAAAATCATGTTTTAAAATTATAATGggaattaattattttcattattattttttgatgttgCCAAGTTATATGGGAAAGTTTCTTTGACTTTAGGACTAAAAGATTTAAAAGAAAATAGTGGGAAATGTTGTGATATAAATAACCTGATTATCAATGAGGTATTGCAAGAATGAGACATACGTCCAATAAGTCTTAAGTCCGATTCTCCAACTCCGATCCCAATTTGTAACTTAAATAACTTGTTTAGGACTAAAAGATttaaatgaaaatattttttgatGAAACGAATAAattttccttcaaaaaaatgaaaagaataAAGTCAAGGGATATTGTACGTTCTCCTATTTCCATGACTTGAGGGTAATGTAATTTTTGAAAAAGTTGAATTTTCTAGAATTAGCTTTAAGTTTAGGGTAAGAGGTTTATAGTATGTTGAGCAAATAAAAAGACGCGTGAAAAATATATTTAGAAATCAACTAGTCTTATTCTTAATGTATACTTCATAGTATGGGAGTAGCATCTAGATTTGATGTGTTCATTTTCATTTGTAGTCCTACTTGACTACTTCTTGCTTGCTATGATTATTAATGACAAAAAATGATCTAATAGGAAAAGTAAAACGAGACGGAGAGAGTTGAAATAAATATGTTCTACCATTTAAACAAAGTTAAAATTGTTCACCGAAAATATAgtcaaactaaaaaaaaaaaaagcaaatttTGATTGCAATATACTTTTATAAAGAAAGTCACACTACAacaaattgtactattaacgacgggaaatcccgtcgcgaaaggccaataatcgttgattaacgacatgatttcctgtcgcgaacccgtcataaaaaggggccgtcgttaatagaaatcccgtcgtaaattagtcgtaaacccgtcgtaaaagacatttgcgacggttattcccgtcattgtttggttgttagccccgtcgtaaaaggcttttgcgacgggatttttgacccgtcgtaattaggttgtcgttaaagatacaaattcttgtagtgtcaaATACTCAAACTCCTACTCATAGAATTTAGTGGATGGGGCAAAGCTACACAAATTTACATTTATATTCGTGTAACTTAGGAAAAACAAATAAACGTGTCGATCGAAGAAGAGAGGGATAGACTATTAATTTCCTTCTTTCGAGTTGGTAAGCGAGTTGTTCTAACTTAACTATGATTTCGAGTTTGAGCCAAAAACGAATCAATAATAGTTTGTTCTTAACCCAACTTAAGTTCAGATTAATTGAAGCCGATTAGGCTCTAGATCATCGGTTGAAATACCTAAAACAACAAAAACTTGAGGAAGACTTTATAGTTATTGCCGTTAAGTCTAGAAGGGATATAAGAAAAGGCAAAAACAAATTGAGCTTTCTTTGACGAGTAACGTCCGTGTTTGTTAAATTTCCTAATCTCTGTcttttaattaactccaactccctcaaaaataaaaacaaaataaaataatccaCGTCAGCAGACCCCACGACTCTTCTAAAACTTGTGGTCAAATTTCCCAACGCCTCTTTTaaattctccccctttttatttccccTCTTCTCTAATAAACCTTCCCACTCCCTCCTATAAACTACTCCTAATTTTTGTGTGTCTCTCTAATTGTCTTTGTACATAATACTCGAGCTCATAAAAAAAACGAAGAAAAGATGGGATTTTTGAAAGAGGAGAAATCACAGAGGATGATTAGAGCAATCAAGACggtgtttttcttaattacgttgctaatctcctttttgttcttctctGCTCCTGTTCTTCTTGCTGTTGCGGATACAATACTTCCTTCTGCTTTATTCTCTGCTTCGTCcccgtttctctctcctcaatcgCTATCATCCCACTTTGCTAATTACGATTTCAGATACTCCCTCGTTGATATTCCCCTGATCTCCATCCTTCGTTCCGTTGTCATCATCTGtaagttttcttattttcccGAAAATTCTTGTATAAGAAGCGAGTATTGATTACGCAGAAAGTTATCCGCCGTAATTTATAGTTGTGGTAAAATAAAAGGCTAGGTAATAGTAATTTGGTAGCCCTTAATCTTTCTTAGGAACAGGGAATAACTTTACTTACCCTACTAATATGATAAAATTTTTATATACTATCGGTTTTACGGTAAAAATCCTCGAAATGTGATTGGTTTAAACGTTGAACTACCTTAAAGTCCGCTTACATAATCTAATTGACTAATTAAAGGAAAAAGTCTAGCAAACCAGCTAGttggtttaatttttttataatttttctgaCAGTAGTTGGCCCAATTGTTGTTAGCCGTTTTCTTGTATTTTCTACATGCTAGTAAGTTACTAATCTTGGCTAAAACGTTATACATTTCATATGCTTTGGTATTTTGGATGAATTAGAACTAATATTAGTACACATTTATCTCATTTGTATACCATAAAACATATGATCACTGTATATGTCATAATGTAATCCTCCCAAAGGATGGTTAAGGTtgataaacaaaaataaaaaaaaattgtgtaacTCATACACCTATGTACCTTGTATGATACACGTAAACTGGCCGGACGTCGTGTTGTAGACCACATTTTGTGTTAGTTGTTGTTAGGTTCCTTTCATTTATATAAATCAAAGTATGATACAAAGTACTGGTTATATAAAAAGACAACTAGCTAAGTTATTAGTCCCTCCTCATTTTACTTTTTCCATTAGCTCACTTTGtgagaatttttttatttaaaattaggCAAGTAAAATAAGACGGATGCAAATGTAAATTTCGATCACAATAATGTATGTTTGGTTACGtgttaaaaatttatattgagAAGAATTGGGTATTTGAAATGTATAGGTGTGTATAGCTGTTGTGATGGGCCAAAGTTGTCACGCGGGCCCTACTTGTGGGTGGTAACGGTTTGTTCGGTGCTTTCGTTGGTGTTTGTTTCATTAAAGGCCCCGTTCGTGTTTGGTGGTGCTAGTGGTGGCGACAAGGGAGGATATAATACTAAAGCCACCGAGGTTGCACTATTCATTTGTTCTTACGTGTTGGCTGTTGGACACGTATTTGTTGCTTATAGGACCAGCTGTCGAGAACGAAAAAAGCTTCTAGTGTATAGAATTGACATCGAAGCTGTAAGTTCTCTCCACCCCCTCATATTAGTTCCAACTTATGGGCTTGTTTACTTTCAAAAATtgcatgattaattaattagttggtTGTTACATAATGAaacttaataaaaaataaaactgaGGACGGAATATTCGAACCTGATACCTATCGTATAATTGTACACTAATCCTCAATTTAGGCCAAAACTTATTGATacggagtacggagtatatCATAAAATTATTAGAATAGGGTTTAATATACTTTTTTTTGCTGCGAACGGAGCACAAGAACAATAGCGTGAGATCTTATATTTGATTATACTCAATGGCAGCTAGAAAGTGAGTTATAGGTTTCTGCTAGTTAGGTGGCTTGAGTTggtcgaaaataattaaaaagatgctagctagctagctaattacggagtactaattAGCTATACACTAATTATAAGAAAGAAACATTCCTTTAAAAAGAAGGGCACCCAATCAGTGGGGTGCAATACCAGTTGTAAGGTCCCAAAGTTACGGAATTTATGATCTGGAAAACTTTAATTTAGGAAAAGGTCATAGCAATACTAGCTGGATTGCCTGGATGGATTGAAAGATCAATTCCATTTGACATCATcaaactttaattttttttcgtaCTCTTTGTCTTTAAATACGGATTTGGGTCACTTCCGTCATCAAGAGAGAGTCTATTTTATAAGATTTTAGGAAGTTTTACCGTAAAATCGTATGACAGTAACACTTAACCTTATAAACTTATAAAGTGAATAGCTTTCACTTTTTTTGTCAATAGGTGACACTCACATTTATCATTTGGGAAAATTATGCTTCAACAAATCCACGGTAATTCTCGAGAAAGCAAGAAAATGTGTAGAATATCACCACGTTAATTCTCGAAAAAGTAAGAAAATAAGTAGAATATCGACAAGAGTTACTACTCATTGTTTGGGGTCGAAAGTGTCACAATAGGAACAAAGGTTTTAAACATATAATTAAGGTTTTAAACTTAATTATAAAATGCGAAGATTAGATTCGATAAGAGGATGGAATTATAACCACCTAAGCCATGACCAAAGCTATATATTAGTCTAATAAAGAGATTCGTTGAGCTTCATTGACGGATTATGTTAATTTAATCTTGGTATTATAAAATAGCATGTTGTCCAAATTTGACGATGATTAATTTATGACACCAAATAATAATTAGATTTGGGTGTGCTGCCTATAGTAAGCAATGTGGAGAAGTCTTACCTTAAATTTGACTATTACTTTTACACGAAATAGGCTGCGAAACTTCCTAACATTTTTATTCAGTCAAAACCTACCCTTCTTAATTAATTACCCCTAAGCTTCGTTCTTGATGTATTTTATTTGTCTAGTTTTGGTTTGTTTTGAGTGTTTTTTTATGTGGGGTTTTCTGGTCTGATTTTTCTGATATGATCTGATATTAACAAGTAATAAAAATAAAGTGAAGAGAATATAACCTGAATAATTTATACTCAAATGATGAAACTCCAAAAATTGCAAACAATTAAGGATATTTTCTAATCTAATATCTTGTTCAAGTGTTCAACACCTGAAAACATTTAAGATTTTCAAATAAAAATCTAtcattttctaaaaaaaatcaaagaataatACAATTGTCACGGTGATTGGGGTCTTTCGTATGTCCGTTTTTCAAATATTTGTGACATTGTAAGGGTTAAATGAGGTTTTTGTCTTACTCTTACCTAAGGCATATTGTAACTTTGTAAGAAGTCTAAGGACCACCAAAAGTGATGCTAATTtagattaattattttactcTAAAAGGTACCCTTACTTTTGTTCTTGTAATGAGGTCCCCGATAAGAGTTTTGAGGAGTTGATTAC
This sequence is a window from Spinacia oleracea cultivar Varoflay chromosome 1, BTI_SOV_V1, whole genome shotgun sequence. Protein-coding genes within it:
- the LOC110802194 gene encoding uncharacterized protein produces the protein MGFLKEEKSQRMIRAIKTVFFLITLLISFLFFSAPVLLAVADTILPSALFSASSPFLSPQSLSSHFANYDFRYSLVDIPLISILRSVVIICVYSCCDGPKLSRGPYLWVVTVCSVLSLVFVSLKAPFVFGGASGGDKGGYNTKATEVALFICSYVLAVGHVFVAYRTSCRERKKLLVYRIDIEAVNFACKKGFPRYEKLLQEERKK